A genomic stretch from Plasmodium brasilianum strain Bolivian I chromosome 9, whole genome shotgun sequence includes:
- a CDS encoding PIR protein codes for MESEAVVQNENYIILYRKYKKNINDAISNFYSVNSRSCNVNPGMYCVSEEYNIFRIPGIMYITLCQGIGVYLFKVKKNNSNRPKRCKYLNYRTNTENKYNS; via the exons atggaaTCTGAAGCTGTAGTacaaaat gaaaattacataatattatatcgtaaatataaaaagaatattaatgATGCTATCTCAAATTTTTATAGTGTAAATAGCCGGAGCTGTAATGTAAATCCTGGAATGTATTGTGTTTCTGAagagtataatatatttagaattCCTGGCATTATGTATATCACTCTATGTCAGGGGATTGgcgtatatttatttaaagtaaagaaaaataattcaaatagACCCAAACGCTGTAAATACTTGAATTACCGAACAAAtacagaaaataaatataatagttAA
- a CDS encoding hypothetical protein (Plasmodium exported protein) encodes MKGNIISLIFTKIFAFIFFICIYLYNNDMNTCDKLLIKKDKLSGHLYLRTNRLLSNDSLDSILNKYISRNKNNNKLLNEEELSLYSTDTISESEDFKERLSYTEEVDKVAKKKKPTSLNSVDTFLERKLFNIEDSAYKIRNKTSINRNIENLSKVLDPS; translated from the exons ATGAAAGGCAATATCATATCCCTCATTTTTACTAAAATCTTTGcgtttatcttttttatatgtatatacctTTATAACAATGATAtg aaTACCTGTGATAAATTATTGATTAAAAAGGATAAGCTATCTggacatttatatttaagaacTAATCGATTACTATCAAACGATTCTTTAGATTCTATActcaataaatatatatcacgtaataagaataataataaattattaaatgaagaagagTTATCTTTATATTCCACAGATACTATATCAGAAAGCGAAGATTTTAAAGAAAGACTATCATATACAGAGGAAGTGGACAAAgtagctaaaaaaaaaaaacctacTTCACTAAATAGTGTAGATACATTTTtagaaagaaaattattcaaTATAGAAGATTCCGCATATAAAATTAGGAATAAAACAAGtattaatagaaatattGAAA ATCTTTCAAAAGTCTTAGATCCCTCATAG